Part of the Actinomycetota bacterium genome, CGAAGGGTAGCAGATGGGGCCCTTCAGAACGCGTCGTCGCAGGTCAGAGGGGGTCTAGCGCCCGTTCGAGGTCGGCCTCGGAGACCCCGTCGACCGCGAAGACCTTGACCCTGGAGCGAGCCCCGGCGCGCAGGGTCACGGCGCTCGGTGGAACGCCGACGAGCGCGGCGAGCGCGGCGGCCGCCTCCGTCGTTGCCCTCCCTCGCTCGGGGGCGGCCCGGACCCGCACCACGACCTCGCCGGAAGGCCCCTTCACGACCTCGGTCCGGCCGGATCGAGGCATCACCCTCACCGTCAGGCTCGCCATGGCATGTAACATGCCAATCATAGGCAACGACGGGAACGCGCCGCGCGGATCCGTGAGGCCGGAGCGAGCCGGGGGTGGTGGGAGCCCGGCGCCGAGCCCCGCGTGGACATCATCCCCGAGCCCCTGCCCGAGCCGGCCGAGGCGGCCGTGGGAGGCGCAGGCGGGTTCCGCCCGTGACAGCGGGGGGCCTTCCCTCGAAGGCCGCGAGCGGCCGCGACCCGTGAGGGCGCGGCAACGCGGGGTGGTACCGCGGGGCAGACTCGACGCCTCGTCCCGGCACCGGTGGGGCGGGGCGTTGCGCATCTGCGGGCCTCGCACGGACGGCGGCGAGGGAAGGACTGGAGATGGCGGCGTTCGAGCCGGTCGACACGAGGGCGAGCTTCCCGGAGATCGAACGCGAGATCCTCGCGTTCTGGAAGGAGCGCGACGTCTTCCGCGCCTCGCTGGCCCGACGCGAGGGCGCGCCCCTCTGGATGATCTACGAGGGGCCTCCGACCGCGAACGGCAAGCCGGGCGTGCACCACGTGGAGCCTCGCACGTTCAAGGACGTGTACCCCCGGTTCAAGACCATGACCGGCCATCTCGTGCCTCGCAAGGGAGGATGGGACTGCCACGGGTTGCCGGTCGAGCTCGAGGTCGAGAAGGAGATCGGCACGACCGCCAAGCGCGACATCGAGGCGTTCGGCATCGCCGAGTTCAATCGGCGCTGCCGGGAGTCGGTGCAGCGGTACGTCGGCGAGTTCGAGCGGCTCACCGAGCGCATCGGCTACTGGGTCGACCTCGACGAGGCGTACTGGACGATGTCGACCAGCTACATCGAATCGGTGTGGTGGTCGCTGAAGTCGCTGTTCGAGCGGGGCCTGCTGCAGGAAGCCGACAAGGTCACGGCCTACTGCCCACGATGCGGCACGGCCCTGTCCGACGCCGAGGTTGCGCTCGGCTACCAGACCGTCGACGACCCGAGCGTGCACCTGCGGTTCCCGATCGTGGAGGCGGACGACGCCGGGCTCGTGGGCGCCTCGATGACCGTGTGGACCACGACGCCGTGGACCCTGCCCTCGAACACGGGGGTCGCGGTCGATGCCACGGCGGACTACGCCGAGCTCTCCCTCGACGGCGAGCGGCTGATCGTGGGCGCACCGCTGCGGGAGGCCGTGCTCGGCGAGGGCGGCGACCTCGTCCGCACGATCCCCGGGGCGGCGCTCGTCGGCGCCCGCTACGAGCCGCCCTATCCCAACGTCGACGACGCCCATCGCGTCGTCGCGGCCGACTTCGTCTCGATGGACGAAGGGACCGGCATCGTGCACCTCGCCCCCGCGTTCGGCCCCGAAGACCTCCAGATCGGCCTCGAGCAGGGCTGGCCCGTGCACAAACCGGTCGGCGACGACGGACGGTTCACCGATCTCGCGCCGGTGTTCGTGCGTGGACACTTCGTGAAGGACGCCGACCCCAGAATCGTCGAGGACCTACGCGAGCGCGGTCTGCTGCTGCGCTCGGGGACGTACGAGCACAGCTACCCGTTCTGCTGGCGATGCAAGACGCCTCTCCTCTACTACGCGCGAACGTCTTGGTACGTGCGCACGACCCAGGTGAAGGATCGCCTGCTCGCGGTGAACGAGGGGGTGCACTGGTTCCCGGACCACATCAAGCACGGGCGTTACGGGAACTGGCTGGAGAACAACGTCGACTGGGCCCTGTCCCGCGAGCGGTACTGGGGCACGCCGCTTCCGGTCTGGCGTTGCCCGGCTGGTCACCTGCGTGCCGTCGGCTCGCTCATCGAGCTCGGCGAGCTCGCGGGTCGCGACGTCCGCGACGTCGATCCCCACCGGCCGGCGATCGACGACGTGACGTTCGCCTGCGCCGAGTGCGGCGAGCCGGCTCGCCGGGTTCCCGAGGTGATCGACACCTGGTACGACTCGGGCGCGATGCCGTTCGCGCAGTGGGGCTACCACCCCGACCTGGGCCGCGGCCTCGAGGACTTCGAGCGGCACTTCCCCGCCGATTTCATCTCCGAGGCGATCGACCAGACGCGCGGGTGGTTCTACACGCTGATGGCCGAGGGCGTGCTGCACTTCGACTCGACCGCCTACCGCAACGTCGTCTGTCTCGGCCACATCATCGCGGCCGACGGGCGGAAGATGTCCAAGTCGCTCGGGAACATGTTCGACCCCTGGGATGCGTTGGACCGCCAGGGCGCCGACGCCCTTCGCTGGTTCATGATCACGAACGGGTCGCCGTGGGCGTCCCGGCGCATCGGGCACGAGGTGCTCGACGACGTGGTGCGGCAGTTCCTCCTGACCCTGCGCCACGTGCACGCGTTCTTCGTGACCTACGCGACCGCCGACGGGTTCGACCCTGCGTCGCCTGCACCCTCCGTCGCCGACCGGCCCCTGCTCGACCGGTGGGTGCTGTCCCAGCTCGCACGCACGGTCGTCGCCGCCCGCGACGGCCTCGACGCCTACGACGCCACCGGCGCGGGCCGCCGTATCGAGCGCTTCGTCGACGACCTCTCGAACTGGTACGTGCGCCGCTCGCGCCGCCGGTTCTGGAACCCCGGCGGCGAGGACGCAGCCGACGCGTCGGCGGCGTTCCACACGTTGTTCGAGTGCCTCGTCACGGTCTCGACGCTGCTCGCTCCATTCACGCCGTTCATCGCCGACGCGATATGGCGGAACCTCGCGGCCGGCCGGGCCGGGCGGCCCGACTCGGTGCACCTCGCCGACTACCCGGAGGCCGACGTTGCGGCGATCGACGACGCGCTCGATGCCGCGATGGAGGCCGCGCGAACGATCGTCGGGCTGGGTCGCACCGTGCGGACCGAAACGAAGACGCGGGTGCGCCAGCCGCTGGCCGAGGCCGTCGTGCACCTCCCGGGCAGCCTCGAGGGCCTCGAACCGCTGCTGGAGTTGGTCGCGGAAGAGCTGAACGTGCACCGGGTCGTGTTCGCCGAGTCCGTAGGGTCGTTCGGCAGATGGCATGCGAAGCCGAACTTCAAGGCGCTGGGACCGGCGCTCGGACCACGGGTGAAGGAGGTGGCGGTCGCGTTGGCGGCCGACGACGGCTCGCTCGCAGGCGAGCTCGCCACGGGCGCCTCGGTCGTCGTGCGCACCTCCGACGGCGGCGTCACGCTCGGGCCCGGCGACGTCGATCTCTCGCAGGATGTCCGCGAGGGCTGGGGGGTCGCGAGCGAGGGCGGTGTCACGCTCGCGCTCGATCTCAACCTGACGGACGACCTGCGGCGCGAGGGGGTGGCAAGGGAGCTGATCCGCGCGATCCAGGAGGCACGGAAGGCAGCGGGTCTCGAGATCTCCGACCGCATCCAGCTCGGCGTCGATGCCGGACCGGTCGTGTCCGACGCGCTCACCGTCCACCGTGACACCGTTGCCGGGGAGACCCTTGCGGTCGACGTGATCCACGGTGAGGTCGAAGGCCCCGCCGTGGACACGTCGATCGACGGCGAGCCTGTGCGGATCAGCGTGCGCCGAGCCGACTACGCCTCGCCCGCACGCGCCTGAGGGTGCCGTCGGCGAGCGCGACGAGGGCGAGCGAACCGGTCACGACCGCGAGCCCGACGAGCAACGCCCCTCGTTCGACGGCGAGGCCCGCGAGCAGGCTCACGAGGCAGAGCGCTCCCAACCCCAGCGCGGCGAGGTAGCGTCCGGCGACGTCGCGCCCGTACCGCCGTCCCCCGTGAGGGTCGGTCAGTCCTCGCCCCAGAACAGCTCGCGGAGGGATCGGTCGCCCTCGGAGTCCGCCTCGCCTCGGGAGGCGGCCGCGGTGGCCGGCTCCTCGACGATGCGGACGGTGTCGTCGCCCTCGGGCACGCGGGTGGTGTCGTCGCTCTCGGGCACGCGGGTGGTGTCGTCCGTCGTCGCCTCGGAGGATCCTCGGCCTGCCGGCGGGTTGGTCTGGGGACCGGAGGGCCGATCGCTCGCCGACTCGGTCGTCACCGGCTCGGCCTTCGCCTCGGACCCTTGGCGAGGCGCAGCCGCGGCCGTCGCCTCAGGGCTCGATCGCGCCGACTTCGCCATGCCCTTGACCGTCTCGGCGTGCTCCTGCACGAGCCCGGCCAGCGACTGGAGGAACTCGCGTTCCTGCGCGATGAACGCGGTGACGGCCGCCCGTTCCTGCGGTCCGTTCGGGCTCGCGGTCGACCCCGTGGCTGCGGTCGCCCGGGCCTCCGCGAGGATACGCGCCGCCTCCGCCCTCGCGCGCGCGATGATCTCGTCCGCCTGCCGGGCAACGTCGCCGAGGTCCGGCGTTCCCACGACCGGGGCAGCTCCGGCGCGCAAGCGGTCGACGTCGGCCGTCAGGGCCGTGAACGAGTCGGTGATCTGGTCGAGGAACTCGTCCACGTCGCGCATCTTGTAGCCGCCGAAGCGCGAGACCCGGAACTCCTTCTGCTGGATGTCGGCGGGGGTGAGCCGCGTCGGCGCGGCGACCACCTCGCCCAACCCTGTGTCTTTCTTGCCCATGAACCCCTCCTGGTCAGCGGCAGAGCGCGGTCTGCAGCACGAAGATGATGATGAACGCCACCACGACCGAGAGGTCGAACATACCTGCCGGGGGGATGATGCGCCGGAGCGCGCGCAGCGGTGGCTCGGTCACGTCGAACAACAGATCGTAGGCGGAGCGGAGCGGACCTGTGGCGGGCGGGTGCCACCCGGCGAGTTGGACCCAGCTCAGGATGACCCGCACGAGCAGGATCACCCAGACGAGCGTGAGCGCGACGCAGATGAGCCGGTTCATCGGGTCGAGAGGCTAACAGCAGGACCGGAACCGGGTCGCCGAACGCCGATCCGGGCGCGAGAACGGGCGTCAGAACTGGTTGTAGAAGCCCGTGCCGGCCAGTCGCTCCCGCTCTTCGGCCGAGACCTCGACATCGGCGGGGCTGAGCAGGTAGACACGGTTCGCGACCAGCTCGATCTTGCCGTCGAGCCCGTAGACGAGCCCGCTCGCGAAGTCGACCAGCCGGCGCGCGATCGAGTCCTCGGTCGCCTGCAGGTTCATGATGACCGCGGTGCCATCCTTGAACCGGTCGGCGACCTCCCGGGCCTCGTTGAACCGCTTCGGCTCGGACTTGTGGATCGAGCTCATGCCGGTCGACACGGGGCGCGGCGAGGCGATCGTGCGCACGACCCCCTCGGCCTCGGCGGGAACCTCGCGGACCGCCTGCGGACGCATGCGCCGCACCGGCGCCGGGTCGGCCTCGGGCATGTCGTCGACGAAGTCCTCGTCCTCCTCGACGAGCCCCAGGTAGTTCAGCGTCTTCTTCCACACGCCGGCCATCTCCGTTCCTCTCGTGTCATCGGCCAGATCTCGGCGCTCCGCCCATTTCCTCCGGTCGATCCCGGGGGCCGAACAGCGCCGTTCCGATGCGAACCATCGTAGCGCCTTCTTCGATCGCAGCTTCGTAATCCAACGACATCCCCATACTCAAGTCCACCACGTCTGGGTGGTTCTCCCGGATCGCATCTCGCAGCTCGCGCAACCTGCGAAACCAGTAGCGGGCGTCCTCGGCGCTCTCGCCGATCGGCGCGATCGTCATGAGCCCCCGCAGGCGGAGCCCCTCCACCCCGGCGACGAGGTCAGCGAACGGGGCCGTCTCGTCAGGCGATACCCCCGCCCTCGAACCCGTGAAGTCCACCTCGATCAGGGCGTCGAGGGTGCGGCCGAGCGCGGCGGCCCGGCGTGCGAGCCGGCGGGTCGCCCGCTCGCCGGAGAGCGTCTCCACCACGTCGGCGAGGGCTGCTACGTGGTGGGCGGAGCTCGCCTGCAACGCGCCGATGTAGTGCCAGCGGGCGCCGGGCACGACGTCGTGCACGGCGCGGAGCTCCCGCACGTAGTTCTCGCCGATCGCCGTGACCCCGGCGTCGACCACCCACCCGATCGGCTCGGCCGGCTGGGTCTTCGCGGCGGCCACCAACAGGACCGACCCGGGGTCGCGCGAGGCCCGGTCGCAGGCCCGCTCGACGACGGCCCGGATCGCCTGCAGGTTCTGCACCACCTCGTCTCGCCCGGCGGTCATGCGGTCATCGTGTCATGCGAGCGCGCGCGGTCACCGGGTCGAGCAGCCGCGGAGACGAGAACGGGGGCGGGGAGGTCTCTCGGCCAAGAGGCGGGGGAAGGGCGCCTCCTCGCGTGGGAACCTCCCCGCCCCCACGCCCACTCGGGCCGCGCGGAGCGGGATACTCGCTCAGCTCTTCAGGAAGTCCGGGATATCCAGGTCCTCCTCGGCGTCGAACGACACAGACGGTTGCGACTCCTGCTCGCCGGTGATGAAGACGTCGCCCTCGTCGTCGCCCTCGTCGGCCAGGATCGACGGGAGCGGCTCGCGCGTCTCCTCTCCCTCGCCGCGGACGGGTTCCTCGAGTAGGCGCGAGAGGCGCGACTCGAACTGGTTGCCGCCAGTCGCGCTCGGTGCCACCTTGTCGAACCCCGCTGCGACCACCGTGACGCGCACCTCCTCGCCCAGCGCGTCGTCGACGACGGCGCCGAAGATGATGTTCGCGTCGGGGTGCGCCACCTTCGTGATCGCGTCGGCCGCCTGGTTCACCTCGTGAAGCGTGAGGTCGGTCGGGCCGGCGATCGAGAGCAGCACGCCCTTCGCACCGTCGATCGAGCTCTCGAGGAGCGGCGAGCTGATCGCCGCCTTCGACGCTTCGGTCGCCCGATCCGCGCCCGAGCCGAGACCGATGCCCATCAGGGCCGACCCGGCGCCCGACATGACCGACTTCACGTCGGCGAAGTCGAGGTTGATCAGGCCGGGGGTCGTGATCAGCGAGGTGATGCCGTCGACGCCCTGGAACAGCACTTGGTCCGCCATGCGGAAGGCCTCGACCATCGGCATGTTCGGGTCGGCGACCTGGAGCAGGCGGTCGTTCGGGACGACGATCAACGTGTCGACGGCCTTCTTCAGTTCGGTGATGCCGAGGTCCGCCTGGGTCGCACGCTTGCGTCCCTCGAAGCCGAACGGGCGGGTCACCACCCCGATCGTCAGCGCCCCGAGGCCGCGGGCGACCTCGGCGACCACCGGCGCGCCGCCGGTGCCCGTGCCGCCCCCTTCCCCGGCGGTGATGAAGACCATGTCGGCGCCCTTGAGGATCTCTTCGATCTCGTCTGCGTGCTCCGTGGAGGCACCCTTCCCGATCTCCGGATCGGAGCCGGCCCCCAGACCTCGGGTCGTCTCGCGTCCGATGTCGAGCTTCACCTCCGCGTCGGACATGAGCAGCGTCTGGGCATCGGTGTTGACGGCGATGAACTCGACGCCCCGCAAGCCTGCCTCGATCATGCGGTTCACCGCGTTCACGCCGCCGCCGCCGATACCCACCACCTTGATGACGGCGAGGTAGTTCTGGGGAACGTCCATCTGTCTTCCTCCGCGAGCCGTGGCTCGCTCTACCTGGGGAATTGCCGTACCCACGAACTGGGGAATTGCTGTACCCACGAAACCATAACCATAAACTGAAGCCTTATTGTTATATCTACATGACGTAGAGTGCGGCAAGTTACTAAGTCTCAGCAGGTCCGTCAAGTCGAGACTTCGCTCGCGCTGTTCCGTCGATGACAGTTTCGAGACGTCAGGGCGACGACGAGGGAGCCCCCTGTGCCCCCCCATCGGTGCCGTGGCCGTCGATGGCGGGGTCGACAGGGGGCACGTCCGCCGACGGGTCGGGGCCCGAGAGCGGCTGTTGGGATCCGACGAACCTCGCCGTCGGGGCAGCGGGGGCGGACAGGTCGATGGAGATCAGCTCCCGCCCCTCGTTCTCGGCGTAGCGCAGGATCGCCCGCAGCGCCTGGGACTTGGCCGCGGTGTCGTCCACGATCCCATACCGGACCGCCACGTCCCCCTCGACGACGAGCGACACGCTGCCGTCCTCCGTCACCGTGATCGAGTCGACGCGTGCCCTCATCTCCGGAGCCATCGACCGCACGACCAGCCCCGCGGCTTCGATCTCCGAGCGCCCCAACCGGGATCCGGGCGCCGCGGTCACCTCGGGGAACGCCGAGTCCCTCGGCGCGCGCCCGAGCGCGGTACCGTCGGTGGCCACCAGCTGCCTCGTCTCGCCGGCGACGAGGACGAGCACCGGTATCCGCTCTCTCACCGAGATCGTGATCGTGGAGGGCAAGCTCCTGGCGACCGTCGCATCGAGGACCCAGGGCTCGGCCTCGAGTCGAGACTCGGCGACGCTCGTGTCGAGGTGGACGACGTTGGTCCCACGCTCGATCCCGGCGAGCCGCATCACCTGTCGGGGCGCCAGGCGTTCCTCACCCTCGACCTTGACCACCCTCGCCCCGAATATCGGGCTGTAGCTGAGGGCGACGGTTCCCGTCACGAGGGCGACGCTCGCCGCCCCGGCGATCGCCCACGGGCGGAGTCGGCGCCGACGGTCCTCGTCAAGGCGGAGCACCGGCGCGGGATCGATCGAGGCGGGGGGCTCCGGCGTGGCGCGGTCGCTCAGGTCGGTCGCCCGCTCATCCGCCGACACGATCGAACCCCCCGATCAATCGGACCTCAGGCTCCAGCACGACGCCCGTGCGGGACTCCACCGTCCGCCGGACGAGGTCGATCAAGGCGAGCACGTCCTCGGCGTGGGCTCCCTCGTCGGCCACGATGAAGTTCGCGTGCTTGGTCGAGACCTGCACGCTCCCGACCCGGGCGCCCTTCATCCCGGCTTGCTCGATCAAAGGTGCCGCATGCCCGTCGACCGGGTTCTTGAACACGCTCCCGCAGTTCGGCTCGGCGAGCGGCTGGGTGCGCCTCCTCCACGCCCGTGCCTCGTCCATCGCGGCTCGGATCGTGACCGGATCGCCCGATCGCAGCTGGAACTCGGCACCCGTGACGACGGCGTCGGACGGCAGCTCGGAGTGGCGGTAGGAGAACCCGGCCTGCGCGGCGGGCACACGGTCCACGCGCCCTTCCTCCAGCCGGAAGACCTCGACATCGAGGAGCACGTCGGCCATCTGCCCCCCGTGCGCTCCGGCGTTCATCTTCACCGCTCCCCCGAGGGTCGCCGGGATGGCCACCCCGAAGGCCAGGCCGTCGAGCGCGTGCCGGAGGGCGACGCCCGCCAGCGCAGGAAGCGGCATCGACCCGCCCGCGGTGAGCCGCAGGCCGTCTCGCGCCACCCACCGGTAGCCACGCCCGAGTCGAAGCACGAGGCCGTCGAACCCGCGATCGGAGACCAGCACGTTGGATCCCTTCCCGATCACGACGTACGGGAGATCGTCTTGCGAGACCGCCTGCGCGACGGCGACGAGATCGGCGTCGGACTCCGGTTCCAGGTAGAGGGCCGCCGCTCCGCCGATGCGGAACGTCGTCAGCGGTGCCATCGGGAAGGACGTGCGGAGCCGATCGCCGCACGCGGCCCGAAGGATCGCCTCGGCTCGGGCGCTGTCGCTCATCCGTCGCCGCCTCCCCCCAGCCGCTCGACCGCCGCGTCGGCGAGCATCCAGACGTCGCCGCAGCCCATCGTGACGACGAGGTCTCCCTCGCGGACCTCCCGATCCAGATAGTCGACCACGTCCGCGCGGTGGGGCAGGTAGACCACGGGAGTCGAGGGTGACGCCAACGCGACGCCGTCGACGACCAGCCTCCCGGTCACGCCGGGGATCGGATCCTGGGCCGCACCGTAGACGTCGGTGACGAGCACGAGGTCGGCGCCGGCGACGCTCTCGCCGAGCTCTCGCCAGAGCGCCTGCACGCGCGAGTACCGGTGGGGCTGCACCAACGCGATCAGCCGCGAGGGCCGTCGACGTCGGGCCGTCTCAATCGTGACGGCCATCTCCGTCGGGGTGTGCCCGTAGTCGTCGAAGAAGTCGGCGCCGCGAGCTCGTCCGCGCCGCTCGAACCGACGATGCACGCCGGCGTATTCCCCGACCGCGGCCGCGGCATCGGCGAGCGAGACCCCGAGCAGACCCGCGACCCCGATCGCCGCCGCCGCGTTCAAGAGGTTGTGGGTGCCGTCGACCTGCAGCCGCAGCGCCGCCTCGACGCCCTCGCCTCCGCGGATGCGCCCGACCGCGCCGTCGGGGCCGAGCTCGTCGACGGAGACCACGAGTTCGTTGCCGTCGCCGACGCCGTAGCGGAGTGTTCCGGCTCCGGCGGCATCGTCGAGCACGGAGCGGACGCCTGGGTCGTCGCCGCAGCCGACCACGTGTTCGCACCTGGCGACGAACGCGCCGAACGCCGCCTCGATCTCCCTTCGGCCACCCGGGTAGAAGTCGACGTGGTCGACGTCCACGTTCGTGACGACGCCGACGTGCGGCCGAGCGAGCAGGAAGGAGCCGTCGCTCTCATCGGCCTCGAAGACGAAGACGTCGCCGCCTCCGCTCCGCGCGCCGCTCCCGCTCTCGTTGAGGTCGCCGCCGATCAGGTAGCTCGGGTCGAGCCCGCACCGCTCGAGCACCACGGCGATCATCGAGGTGGTGGTCGTCTTGCCGTGCGTGCCGGCGACGGCGACCGCCCGATGCCCGGCCACGAGAGCGGCGAGGGCCTGCTGCCGCGCCCACACGGGCAGGGCGCGCTCCCTCGCCGCGCGGAGTTCTGGGTTGGCGTCACCGATCGCGCTCGAGATGATCACCGCGTCCGGGGTCCCCAGCCGCTCCGGGTCGTGTCCGACCCACACGTCGGCGCCCGCCGCGACCAGCTCCCGGACCCCCTTCGAGTCCTTCATGTCGGAGCCGCGGACCTCGATACCCCGGGAGAGGAGCAGGCGGGCGAGGTTGCGCATGCCCGCCCCGCCGACGCCGATCATGTGCACCGAGCTGATCCCGTCGAGGCTCGGCACGGGCAGCGTGGGGATGCTGCCGGAGGGCGGGGCGTACGACCTCATGCGGCGACCTCCGCGACCAGGTCCGCGATACGCTCGTCGGCATCCGGGCGCGCCCACGCGAGCATCGCCCTGGACATCGCGGCACGTCGGGGTTCGTCGTCGATGAGCGCCGCGACCCGCCGGGCGAGGACCGTCGGCGTCAACTCCGCCTCGAGCACGACTTCGGCGCCGCCCGCGCGCTCCACCTCACGGCCGTTGGCCTCCTGATGATGCTCGGTGGCGTGGGGGTAGGGCACGAGGAGCGACGGCACCCCGCACACGGCGAGCTCCGAGATGGTGCCCGACCCCGCTCGTGCGACGGCGAGGTCGGTCGCCGCGAGGGCGAGATCCATGCGCTCGATGAACCCCTCGACGCGCACGAGCAGGTCACCCGATGCCTCAGCGGCCGGCGCGACCTCGCCCTCGTGGGCGGCGCCCGTCGAGACGAGCAGCTGAAGATCGTGCCGCCCGCGGAGCTCGCCGATCGCTGCCGCGACCGTGCGGTCGAGCTGGCGGGCCCCCTGGCTTCCGCCGAACACGGACACCGTGCGGCGGTCGGTGTCGAGTTCGAACGCGCGGAGCGCTTCGGCGCGGCGATCGACGCGTTCGGCCACGACCTCGGCGATCCGGCGCCGAACGGGGTTGCCGGTGCGGACGACCCGGATGCCCGGCGGGAGCCGCTCGGCCGTCGCCTCGAACGTCGTGGCGACCGCGCCGGCCCATCGGGCGGCGACGCGATTGACGATCCCCGGCACGCCGTTCTGTTCGATCAGCACGATCGGGGTCCGCACCCGACGGGCGGCCAGGATCGCGGGGGCGCTCGCGTAGCCCCCGATGCCGACGACCACGTCAGCCGCGCGCACCAACGGACGCACGGCGCTCGCGGACGTGAACGACATCCACAGGGCCTTCGCCGTATGCAGCGAGACCCGCGTCTGGGCCGACGCCACCCGCACCGGCACGAACGGAAAACCCGCGCCGGGTACGAGGGTGGCTTCCTGTCCGGAGGCGGAACCGACGAAGCGAACGTCGTGCCCGCGGTCGCGCAGTCGCTCGGCCACCGCGAGGGCGGGGAAGACATGGCCGGCGGTACCGCCGCCGCTCATCACGACCTTCATCGCGAGGTCCGTTCCCCCGCCGCGTGCTGGCGGGCGGTCTTTCCCCGCGCCCCAGCGGCGGGCGCCTCGCGACGCGCCGGCGCGCGGCCGCGTGTGCGGGACGAGCGCGCCGGCGTCGAACGTGGCACGGCCTGGATGCTCGCGCGGGCGACGCCGGCGAGGACCCCGATCCCGGCGAGCGTGACGACGAGCGCGGTGCCGCCGAACGACAGCAGCGGCAGCGGCACGCCCGTGATCGGCATCAGCCCGGTGACCGCCCCCAGGTTGATGATCGTCTGCAGCCCGATCCATCCGGTGATGCCTGCGGCCATCAGGCGCCCGAAGGTGTCCGGCGCGGCGATCGCGATGCGGACCCCGGCGAACAGGAGCACCGCGAACATCGCCAGCACGAACAGCGCCCCGAGCAGCCCGAGTTCCTCGCCGATGATCGCGAAGATGAAGTCGGAGTGCGCGTTGGGCAGGTAGTCCCACTTCTGGCGGCTCGCACCGAGGCCGACCCCGGTCCACCCGCCCGAACCGAACGCGATCATGCCCTGGATCAGCTGGAACCCTGCCCCGTCCGGATCATTCCAGGGGTTCAGGAACGCGTCGATGAATCGGGTCCGCCGATAGGCCTCGCCGAAGATCAGGAACGCGGCGCCGGCGAGCGCGACCGCACCGGTGACGGCCAGGTAGCGCAGGCGGATCCCGGCGGCAAACATCAGCAGGAAGACCGAACCGCAGATGATCACGGTGGTGCCGAGGTCGCGCTGCAGGATCACGAGCAGGGCCACCCCGAGCACCACCGGGGCGAGCGGGATCAGCAGGTGCACGGGGTCGTCGAGCGTGCCCCACTTCTTCGTGAGCACGGTCGCGGCAAACGCCACGATCGCGAGCTTCATGAACTCCGAGGGCTGCAGCGTGAGGTAGCCGAGGTCGATCCACCTCGAGGCCCCGTACAGCGACGACCCCGCCGAATGATGCAGGGCGACCAGCATCAACGGCACGAGCAGGACGACCGCCGGCACCGCGATCTTCTGCCACACGGCGTGGGGGAGCCGCACGGCCACCATCAGCGCGATGACGCCGACGACCGCGTAGGCCCCCTGTCGCTGGAAGTACCAGAACGGGTTGCCGTCGTATCCCTGGGTCGCCGAGACCGAACCGGCCGAGAGCACCATCGTCAGCCCGAGGATCGTGAGCACCGCGGTCGGGACGAGCAGGAGCAGGACGTTGACTCGGGCGGCGTGCATCGCGGCCGCACGGGAACCGGGCGTGCGGACCACGTGCAGGTGGTGCCGCCGCCCGGCGGACTTCCTACCGGCCACCCGCGCCCACCTCCTGCTGCAGCCCGCGGGCGGCTGCCGCGAAACGGTCGCCGCGTTCGGCGTAGTCGGTGAACTGGTCCCAGCTCGCGCATGCGGGGGCCAGCAACACTCGCCCCCCGGGCCGGGCGAGCCCGAAGGCGGCCCGCACGGCTTCCTCGATCGTGCCCGACCGATGCACCGGCCGCACCCGGTCGAAGACCCGCGCGACCTCAGGGGCGGCCTCGCCGATCGCGACCACCGCCCGGATGCGCTCGGCGCGGGTCACCAGCGGGGACAGGTCGACGCCCTTGGCCCTGCCGCCGGCGATCAGGACGACGTCGTCGACG contains:
- a CDS encoding DUF167 family protein — protein: MIGMLHAMASLTVRVMPRSGRTEVVKGPSGEVVVRVRAAPERGRATTEAAAALAALVGVPPSAVTLRAGARSRVKVFAVDGVSEADLERALDPL
- the ileS gene encoding isoleucine--tRNA ligase, with amino-acid sequence MAAFEPVDTRASFPEIEREILAFWKERDVFRASLARREGAPLWMIYEGPPTANGKPGVHHVEPRTFKDVYPRFKTMTGHLVPRKGGWDCHGLPVELEVEKEIGTTAKRDIEAFGIAEFNRRCRESVQRYVGEFERLTERIGYWVDLDEAYWTMSTSYIESVWWSLKSLFERGLLQEADKVTAYCPRCGTALSDAEVALGYQTVDDPSVHLRFPIVEADDAGLVGASMTVWTTTPWTLPSNTGVAVDATADYAELSLDGERLIVGAPLREAVLGEGGDLVRTIPGAALVGARYEPPYPNVDDAHRVVAADFVSMDEGTGIVHLAPAFGPEDLQIGLEQGWPVHKPVGDDGRFTDLAPVFVRGHFVKDADPRIVEDLRERGLLLRSGTYEHSYPFCWRCKTPLLYYARTSWYVRTTQVKDRLLAVNEGVHWFPDHIKHGRYGNWLENNVDWALSRERYWGTPLPVWRCPAGHLRAVGSLIELGELAGRDVRDVDPHRPAIDDVTFACAECGEPARRVPEVIDTWYDSGAMPFAQWGYHPDLGRGLEDFERHFPADFISEAIDQTRGWFYTLMAEGVLHFDSTAYRNVVCLGHIIAADGRKMSKSLGNMFDPWDALDRQGADALRWFMITNGSPWASRRIGHEVLDDVVRQFLLTLRHVHAFFVTYATADGFDPASPAPSVADRPLLDRWVLSQLARTVVAARDGLDAYDATGAGRRIERFVDDLSNWYVRRSRRRFWNPGGEDAADASAAFHTLFECLVTVSTLLAPFTPFIADAIWRNLAAGRAGRPDSVHLADYPEADVAAIDDALDAAMEAARTIVGLGRTVRTETKTRVRQPLAEAVVHLPGSLEGLEPLLELVAEELNVHRVVFAESVGSFGRWHAKPNFKALGPALGPRVKEVAVALAADDGSLAGELATGASVVVRTSDGGVTLGPGDVDLSQDVREGWGVASEGGVTLALDLNLTDDLRREGVARELIRAIQEARKAAGLEISDRIQLGVDAGPVVSDALTVHRDTVAGETLAVDVIHGEVEGPAVDTSIDGEPVRISVRRADYASPARA
- a CDS encoding DivIVA domain-containing protein, which codes for MGKKDTGLGEVVAAPTRLTPADIQQKEFRVSRFGGYKMRDVDEFLDQITDSFTALTADVDRLRAGAAPVVGTPDLGDVARQADEIIARARAEAARILAEARATAATGSTASPNGPQERAAVTAFIAQEREFLQSLAGLVQEHAETVKGMAKSARSSPEATAAAAPRQGSEAKAEPVTTESASDRPSGPQTNPPAGRGSSEATTDDTTRVPESDDTTRVPEGDDTVRIVEEPATAAASRGEADSEGDRSLRELFWGED
- a CDS encoding YggT family protein yields the protein MNRLICVALTLVWVILLVRVILSWVQLAGWHPPATGPLRSAYDLLFDVTEPPLRALRRIIPPAGMFDLSVVVAFIIIFVLQTALCR
- the sepF gene encoding cell division protein SepF: MAGVWKKTLNYLGLVEEDEDFVDDMPEADPAPVRRMRPQAVREVPAEAEGVVRTIASPRPVSTGMSSIHKSEPKRFNEAREVADRFKDGTAVIMNLQATEDSIARRLVDFASGLVYGLDGKIELVANRVYLLSPADVEVSAEERERLAGTGFYNQF
- a CDS encoding YggS family pyridoxal phosphate-dependent enzyme gives rise to the protein MTAGRDEVVQNLQAIRAVVERACDRASRDPGSVLLVAAAKTQPAEPIGWVVDAGVTAIGENYVRELRAVHDVVPGARWHYIGALQASSAHHVAALADVVETLSGERATRRLARRAAALGRTLDALIEVDFTGSRAGVSPDETAPFADLVAGVEGLRLRGLMTIAPIGESAEDARYWFRRLRELRDAIRENHPDVVDLSMGMSLDYEAAIEEGATMVRIGTALFGPRDRPEEMGGAPRSGR